From Brevibacillus marinus, a single genomic window includes:
- a CDS encoding CitMHS family transporter, with protein sequence MLAVLGFLMVITFMHLILSKRLSPFVALIIVPVVFGIFGGFGLELSGFIMEGIVNIAPTALLIMFAILYFGIMLDVGLFDPLINYILKLVKGDPLKVVVGSAILPGIVGFDGDGSTTMMICVTPFLPLYLRLGLNPLILASLTIMQIGITTLVPWGGPVGRVASVLQLDPTNLYIALLPGMIVNLFFVVFVAYIIGKRERARLGIGNERVERKAQEEQASAVDTGYHTPSHLKRPQLFWLNLCLTLVIMVSIVLDWIPSAVLFIIGTALALLINYPSLEDQRKRMAAHGSNALAVGCTIFAAGIFTGIFKGTTMSDAMAQSLIAIIPEALGAHLPIVTALLSAPGLFFLGPDAFYFGILPVLTETAATYGISAMEMGTASLYGTPFGVMGPLVASVYLLVGMVGISLGDLHKNTVKLACMIMVIYILLGLLLGHISL encoded by the coding sequence ATGTTGGCTGTGTTGGGTTTTTTGATGGTGATCACCTTCATGCACCTCATCTTATCGAAACGCCTTTCTCCTTTTGTTGCCTTAATCATTGTTCCGGTTGTTTTTGGAATATTCGGAGGTTTTGGACTAGAGTTAAGCGGCTTCATCATGGAAGGGATTGTGAATATCGCCCCTACGGCGCTGCTGATCATGTTCGCCATCTTGTATTTTGGCATCATGCTGGATGTAGGATTGTTTGATCCCCTGATCAACTACATCCTGAAACTGGTTAAGGGTGATCCGCTCAAGGTGGTTGTGGGCTCAGCCATTTTACCCGGCATCGTCGGTTTTGACGGAGACGGCTCGACAACGATGATGATCTGCGTAACGCCATTTCTTCCTTTGTATCTCCGGCTGGGGCTCAATCCTCTCATTTTGGCTTCGTTGACGATTATGCAAATCGGTATTACCACGCTCGTTCCCTGGGGCGGCCCGGTTGGGCGAGTTGCCTCTGTACTCCAACTGGATCCCACCAACCTGTACATCGCCCTGCTGCCGGGAATGATCGTCAATTTATTCTTTGTTGTCTTCGTCGCCTACATAATCGGGAAACGGGAACGGGCCAGATTGGGAATCGGCAATGAGCGGGTAGAGCGGAAGGCGCAGGAAGAGCAAGCCAGCGCAGTCGATACGGGGTACCATACACCGAGCCATCTGAAACGCCCGCAGCTTTTTTGGCTCAATCTCTGCTTGACCCTCGTGATCATGGTTTCGATCGTCCTGGATTGGATTCCCTCTGCCGTGTTATTTATCATTGGCACCGCGCTCGCTTTGCTCATCAATTATCCCTCCCTGGAAGATCAACGGAAACGCATGGCAGCTCATGGTTCCAACGCGTTGGCCGTTGGCTGCACCATCTTTGCCGCAGGGATTTTTACAGGAATTTTCAAGGGGACAACCATGTCCGATGCGATGGCGCAAAGTTTGATCGCGATTATTCCGGAGGCGTTGGGGGCGCACCTGCCCATCGTTACCGCGTTGCTCAGTGCGCCGGGTCTCTTCTTCCTCGGTCCCGATGCGTTTTACTTTGGGATTCTTCCCGTGCTGACGGAAACGGCTGCCACTTATGGGATCAGCGCGATGGAAATGGGGACGGCTTCGTTGTACGGGACGCCTTTTGGCGTAATGGGACCGCTTGTCGCTTCCGTTTACTTGTTAGTCGGAATGGTGGGGATCAGCCTCGGCGATCTGCATAAGAATACGGTAAAGCTGGCCTGCATGATTATGGTGATCTATATCCTCTTGGGGCTTTTGCTCGGCCATATTTCCTTGTGA